A single Methylomonas sp. AM2-LC DNA region contains:
- a CDS encoding PilT/PilU family type 4a pilus ATPase: MDFNALLALMVEKKASDLFITAGRAPAMKIDGRVIDVSKTALNSEQSAAVVLGIMDHRQKQEFENTKECQFALSVTGLGRFRVSAFTQRDSAGMVLRRIETEIPLPEDLHLPEILKELVMHKRGLLIFVGATGTGKSTSQAALIRYRNENSAGHIITIEDPIEFVHQHRGCIITQREVGLDTASFEVALKNTLRQAPDVILIGEVRTRETMQHAITFAETGHLCICTLHANNANQALDRIQHFFPDDLQSQLYMDLSLNLRGIVAQQLVKRADGQGRYPVIEIMLNTPLMADLIRKGEVHKLKELMKSSRELGMQTFDQALYELYTAGKISYEDALNSADSRNEVRLMIKLGAEQNSSHEMHLAEDDSYRK; the protein is encoded by the coding sequence GTGGACTTTAATGCTCTTTTGGCTTTGATGGTAGAAAAAAAAGCCTCTGATCTATTCATTACTGCCGGAAGGGCACCTGCTATGAAAATTGATGGCAGAGTCATTGATGTTTCAAAAACAGCATTAAATTCCGAACAGTCCGCGGCGGTGGTTTTAGGTATTATGGATCATCGCCAAAAACAGGAATTTGAAAATACTAAAGAATGTCAATTCGCGCTTAGTGTCACTGGATTAGGACGTTTTCGGGTTAGTGCGTTTACGCAGCGTGATTCGGCCGGTATGGTGTTAAGACGTATCGAAACGGAAATTCCGTTACCAGAAGACCTGCATTTACCAGAAATTCTAAAAGAACTGGTTATGCATAAACGCGGTCTGTTGATTTTCGTCGGAGCTACCGGTACCGGTAAATCCACCTCGCAAGCAGCCTTGATACGCTATCGGAATGAGAATAGCGCGGGTCATATCATTACTATTGAAGATCCTATTGAATTTGTGCATCAGCATCGTGGTTGTATTATCACTCAGCGTGAGGTGGGTTTAGATACCGCCTCATTCGAAGTGGCATTGAAAAATACTTTGCGGCAAGCACCCGATGTAATTCTGATTGGTGAGGTAAGAACCCGCGAAACCATGCAACATGCCATTACTTTTGCTGAAACAGGCCATTTATGTATCTGTACCTTACATGCAAATAATGCAAATCAGGCTTTGGATCGTATTCAGCATTTTTTCCCGGATGATTTACAAAGTCAGTTGTATATGGATTTATCACTGAATTTACGCGGCATTGTTGCCCAACAATTAGTAAAACGGGCCGATGGTCAAGGGCGCTATCCGGTTATCGAAATTATGTTAAACACTCCTTTAATGGCCGATTTAATCCGTAAGGGTGAAGTGCATAAACTTAAAGAATTGATGAAGAGTTCGCGAGAACTGGGTATGCAGACTTTTGACCAAGCATTGTACGAATTATATACAGCAGGCAAAATAAGTTATGAAGATGCATTAAATTCTGCAGATTCACGTAATGAAGTGCGCTTAATGATCAAATTGGGTGCTGAGCAAAATAGTAGCCATGAAATGCATTTGGCAGAAGACGATAGTTACCGAAAATAG
- the dapD gene encoding 2,3,4,5-tetrahydropyridine-2,6-dicarboxylate N-succinyltransferase, with protein MSNLENIINQAFEIRAEISPSNVTAEVRSAVTEVLNLLDKGVVRVAEKKDGDWVTNQWLKKAVLLSFRINENRMMESGALRYYDKVETKFGQYSEAEFAAAGVRVVPNAVARYGSFIAPGAILMPSYVNIGAYVDSGTMVDTWVTVGSCAQIGKNVHLSGGVGIGGVLEPLQANPTIIGDNCFIGARSEIVEGVIVEDNCVVSMGVYIGQSTKIYNRMTGEVSYGRIPAGSVVVSGNLPSKDGSHSLYCAVIIKQVDEKTRSKTGINELLRD; from the coding sequence ATGTCAAATTTGGAAAACATAATTAATCAAGCTTTTGAAATCCGCGCTGAAATCAGCCCCAGTAATGTGACTGCCGAAGTCCGTTCGGCAGTTACTGAAGTGCTAAATTTACTCGATAAGGGTGTAGTTCGGGTTGCCGAAAAAAAAGACGGTGACTGGGTAACAAACCAATGGTTAAAAAAAGCGGTGCTATTATCCTTCCGTATCAATGAAAACCGGATGATGGAAAGTGGCGCGTTACGCTATTACGACAAAGTTGAAACCAAATTTGGTCAATACAGTGAAGCTGAATTTGCCGCTGCTGGCGTACGCGTAGTGCCTAATGCTGTGGCACGCTATGGTTCGTTTATTGCACCTGGCGCAATTTTAATGCCCTCCTATGTGAACATCGGTGCATATGTTGATAGTGGCACTATGGTGGATACCTGGGTAACGGTAGGCTCTTGTGCGCAAATAGGTAAAAATGTACATTTATCCGGTGGTGTGGGTATTGGTGGTGTACTTGAACCCTTACAGGCAAATCCAACTATTATTGGCGATAACTGTTTTATTGGTGCCCGCTCCGAAATCGTGGAAGGCGTCATTGTCGAAGACAATTGTGTGGTGTCTATGGGGGTTTATATTGGTCAAAGCACCAAAATTTATAACCGCATGACTGGCGAAGTCAGTTATGGTCGTATACCTGCAGGCTCGGTGGTGGTTTCTGGCAATTTACCGTCTAAAGATGGTAGCCACAGTTTATATTGCGCGGTTATTATTAAACAGGTTGATGAAAAAACCCGTAGTAAAACCGGCATTAACGAATTATTAAGGGATTAA
- a CDS encoding right-handed parallel beta-helix repeat-containing protein encodes MSNSKNYLLVITFCFSVTVSAQDFYVSPLGNDQATGISPIPDSSNTNGPFQTLARAQQAIRDLKTNGQFKESVTVHIASGTYQLAKPLTFDVRDTGFAERKIIWKAETTDTIISGGIALSNCSAENQTVWSCTAAGIHLPESSPNKETIKNITIPTFNLYVDQNCLQLARWPDSGWAHIKHPLTEKNSYTSHEQLPDVNNSEQIQVHIFAGNDWFDEYIPVTSVDSHLNQINLAKNTTYPIISGERFYLENIQSELNVPGEWYYDQINAKILFIPPEQSTTPKVIVASSLANLINIKGAHFLDFQNLNFRYTTGIPILITDASHITFDNIEINAVDLSALDTQNCTELTISNSRIHDTGGMGIAINGGDRATLKPANNLIHNTHFHHLGRHFFAFTPAITTTGVGNRFTHNLIENLPGTGTAINGNDHLFENNELSHICEQSSDCGAIYSGRNWTNRGNIIRSNSIHDIEGYGLQSVDPQTLAFKYTKHGAVGLYLDDGVSSFSVIGNIFNKAGAKAIQLGGGRDHRIENNLFYTENCAICIDARWPNYDWSANRKSLTEVPYQNAIWKTKYPELALPMQHDTWPEGNVITHNIIISTVNESLPINYTLPAQSSNISNNLVWNTNGKVRVAYTILDNPKLNGIAYWPEWYAIGLEKNSMNADPCATITGNNVTFCANTPAKNIGFQPLSNDIGLIKP; translated from the coding sequence ATGTCGAACTCTAAAAATTACCTTTTAGTCATCACTTTCTGCTTCAGTGTTACCGTATCAGCACAAGATTTCTATGTATCACCACTAGGCAACGATCAAGCAACGGGTATTAGCCCAATTCCTGATTCAAGTAATACAAATGGACCTTTTCAAACCTTGGCGCGTGCCCAACAAGCCATTCGTGACTTAAAAACCAATGGCCAATTTAAAGAATCAGTAACAGTTCATATTGCTTCAGGTACCTATCAATTAGCAAAACCGCTAACTTTTGATGTACGAGACACGGGTTTTGCTGAGAGAAAGATCATTTGGAAAGCAGAAACAACCGATACTATTATTAGTGGTGGTATTGCATTATCAAACTGTTCTGCAGAAAACCAAACAGTTTGGAGTTGTACAGCTGCCGGTATACATTTACCAGAAAGTAGCCCCAACAAAGAAACCATTAAAAACATCACTATTCCTACATTCAACCTATACGTTGACCAAAATTGCTTACAACTGGCGCGCTGGCCAGATAGTGGATGGGCTCATATTAAACATCCTTTAACTGAAAAAAACAGTTATACCAGCCATGAACAACTACCTGATGTAAACAATAGCGAACAAATTCAGGTACATATTTTTGCTGGTAATGACTGGTTTGACGAGTACATACCCGTAACGTCTGTCGATAGCCATTTAAATCAAATCAATCTAGCTAAAAATACAACTTATCCAATTATTAGTGGTGAAAGATTTTATCTAGAAAATATTCAATCAGAACTCAATGTCCCAGGCGAATGGTACTACGATCAGATAAACGCTAAAATATTATTTATACCACCCGAACAAAGCACTACACCAAAAGTGATTGTCGCCTCTTCTTTAGCCAATCTTATCAATATCAAAGGCGCACATTTTCTGGACTTCCAAAATCTTAATTTTCGTTATACTACAGGTATTCCTATCCTCATTACAGATGCTAGCCATATAACATTTGATAATATCGAAATTAATGCTGTGGACTTATCAGCGCTGGATACTCAAAATTGCACTGAATTGACAATTAGCAACAGTCGTATCCACGATACTGGCGGAATGGGAATAGCCATAAATGGTGGTGATCGTGCCACACTTAAACCCGCTAATAATTTGATCCATAATACCCATTTTCATCATCTTGGTAGACACTTTTTTGCTTTCACTCCAGCTATCACAACTACAGGCGTGGGTAATCGATTTACACATAATCTGATTGAAAATCTACCTGGCACAGGCACAGCCATCAATGGAAACGATCATTTATTTGAAAATAATGAGCTTAGTCATATTTGCGAACAGTCTTCTGATTGTGGCGCAATATACAGTGGTCGTAACTGGACAAATCGAGGCAATATCATTCGTTCTAACAGTATTCATGATATTGAAGGTTATGGACTACAAAGCGTTGATCCACAAACCCTCGCCTTTAAATATACTAAGCATGGCGCCGTGGGTTTGTACCTGGATGATGGTGTCAGCAGTTTTAGCGTCATAGGCAATATTTTTAACAAAGCGGGTGCTAAAGCTATTCAATTGGGTGGTGGACGTGATCATCGAATTGAAAACAATCTGTTTTATACTGAAAATTGTGCAATTTGTATTGATGCACGTTGGCCAAATTACGACTGGAGTGCCAACCGAAAATCGCTAACTGAAGTGCCATACCAAAACGCTATATGGAAAACAAAATATCCCGAATTGGCATTACCCATGCAGCATGATACTTGGCCTGAAGGTAACGTGATTACACATAATATTATCATTTCCACCGTTAATGAAAGCCTACCTATCAACTATACCCTACCGGCACAATCGTCAAACATTTCTAATAATCTAGTGTGGAATACAAACGGCAAAGTCAGGGTTGCTTATACTATTCTAGATAATCCTAAACTGAATGGTATTGCTTACTGGCCTGAATGGTACGCAATTGGCCTTGAAAAAAATAGTATGAATGCTGATCCATGTGCAACCATTACCGGAAATAATGTAACATTTTGTGCAAACACACCCGCTAAAAATATTGGGTTTCAACCATTGAGTAATGATATAGGACTCATTAAACCCTAA
- a CDS encoding type IV pilus twitching motility protein PilT — MDIAELLSFSVKNKASDLHLSAGLPPMIRVDGDIRRINIPALSHKEVHALIYDIMNDKQRRDYEEFMETDFSFGLPGVARFRVNAYNQDRGAAAVFRTIPSKVLSLEELDAPKFFQELCTKPRGLVLVTGPTGSGKSTTLAAMINHINQNDYSHILTVEDPIEFVHESQKCLINQREVHRDTLGFSEALRSALREDPDIILVGEMRDLETIRLALTAAETGHLVFGTLHTTSAAKTIDRIIDVFPSAEKDMIRSMLSESLQAVISQTLLKKNGGGRIAAHEIMVGTSAIRNLIREAKVAQMYSAIQTGRKDGMQTLDQNLRDLVDAGLVTNKVAAVKAVNKELFR; from the coding sequence ATGGATATTGCAGAATTATTAAGTTTTTCTGTTAAAAATAAAGCTTCGGATTTACATTTATCAGCTGGATTACCCCCCATGATTCGGGTAGACGGCGATATACGTCGTATTAATATTCCAGCTCTGTCGCATAAAGAAGTTCATGCACTGATTTACGATATTATGAATGACAAGCAACGCCGTGATTATGAAGAATTTATGGAAACCGACTTCTCTTTCGGTTTACCCGGTGTAGCCAGATTTAGGGTTAACGCATACAATCAGGATAGAGGTGCGGCAGCGGTTTTTCGGACTATTCCTTCAAAAGTGTTATCGCTGGAAGAGTTGGATGCACCCAAGTTTTTTCAAGAGCTTTGTACTAAACCACGTGGCTTGGTATTAGTAACCGGGCCTACCGGTTCCGGTAAATCGACAACTTTGGCTGCTATGATTAATCATATTAACCAAAATGATTATTCGCATATTCTGACGGTTGAAGATCCCATTGAGTTTGTTCACGAAAGCCAAAAATGCTTAATCAATCAGCGGGAAGTGCACAGAGATACCTTGGGTTTTTCGGAAGCATTGCGTTCAGCATTGCGGGAAGATCCCGATATTATTCTGGTGGGAGAAATGCGCGATCTAGAAACCATTCGTCTTGCTTTAACCGCTGCTGAAACTGGACATTTGGTGTTTGGTACTTTGCATACCACCTCAGCGGCAAAAACCATAGACCGGATTATCGATGTGTTTCCATCTGCGGAAAAGGACATGATACGTTCGATGTTATCTGAATCCTTGCAGGCTGTTATCTCACAGACATTGTTGAAAAAAAATGGTGGCGGGCGAATTGCTGCTCACGAAATTATGGTCGGCACCTCTGCCATTCGAAATTTAATCCGCGAAGCCAAAGTCGCGCAAATGTATTCGGCCATTCAGACAGGACGAAAAGATGGTATGCAAACTTTGGATCAAAATCTTAGAGATCTAGTAGACGCTGGTTTAGTCACTAATAAAGTGGCTGCGGTAAAAGCAGTTAATAAAGAGTTGTTCCGATAA
- a CDS encoding nucleoside-diphosphate sugar epimerase/dehydratase, with protein MIPLAWFGAYWLRFNLQTIPDEYFYSATLILPAVIGLQVSQFWYFGLYRGVWRFSSLPDLIRIGNSVLVGVFLIASSLFLYNRLQGVPRSVLPLYALTLLTFLSVPRLVYRFWKERLFLQCTGQRALIVGAGSAGDLLVRDLLSNRNSGYIPIIFVDDSPNKINREIRGIRVVGNISQIPELVKQWDIEVMLIAVPSATDTQMRRIVEICENSPVPFQTLPSVKELLSGAVTKANLRSVSIADILGRDPVQLDWLAIKTHLQGKDILVTGGGGSIGSELCRQLAKTLPRSLIVFDQCEFNLYKIDAELTRLFPNIQHHTVLGDITDRLSVEHVVRQHHPDIIFHAAAYKHVPLLEGQAREAVHNNLIGTKIIAETALASGVGRFVLISTDKAVNPTNVMGATKRAAEILCQHMNLSGNTRFTTVRFGNVLDSAGSVVPLFREQIKAGGPVTVTHPDIIRYFMTIPEACQLIMQAETIGKGGEVFVLDMGEPVKIAYLAEQMIRLSGKLPDKDIEIKYVGLRPGEKLYEELFHDQEQLLATSHEKLHLAKARLYENTEWSILIEDLVLACQHRDQNALLILLKQLVPEFTPNIF; from the coding sequence ATGATCCCCCTTGCCTGGTTTGGTGCCTACTGGCTTCGCTTTAACCTGCAAACTATACCGGATGAATATTTTTATTCTGCCACACTTATTTTACCCGCAGTGATAGGTCTTCAAGTTAGTCAATTCTGGTATTTTGGGTTGTATCGTGGTGTATGGCGATTTTCTTCACTTCCCGATCTGATACGTATTGGTAATTCAGTACTCGTGGGTGTTTTCTTAATTGCCAGTAGTCTGTTTCTTTATAACCGTCTGCAAGGCGTACCTCGTTCGGTTTTGCCTTTATATGCACTCACTTTACTGACTTTTCTAAGTGTTCCGCGCTTAGTCTATCGATTTTGGAAAGAGCGGTTATTTCTTCAATGCACTGGACAACGGGCGTTGATTGTAGGTGCAGGCTCTGCTGGAGATTTATTGGTCAGAGACCTCTTATCCAACCGCAATAGTGGTTATATACCAATTATTTTTGTCGACGATTCGCCGAATAAAATTAACCGAGAAATTCGCGGCATACGTGTTGTAGGCAACATCTCGCAAATACCCGAATTAGTTAAACAATGGGATATTGAAGTTATGCTTATTGCAGTTCCTTCTGCGACGGATACCCAAATGCGCCGCATTGTTGAAATCTGTGAGAATAGTCCAGTACCGTTTCAAACCCTGCCTTCTGTAAAAGAATTATTAAGCGGTGCGGTCACAAAAGCCAATCTTCGTAGCGTATCCATAGCGGATATACTGGGACGTGACCCAGTTCAACTCGATTGGCTAGCCATCAAAACCCATCTACAAGGTAAAGACATACTGGTAACTGGTGGCGGCGGCTCAATTGGTTCTGAACTTTGTAGACAATTGGCAAAAACTTTACCCCGCAGCTTAATTGTATTCGATCAATGCGAATTTAATTTATACAAAATTGACGCAGAGCTCACTCGACTTTTTCCAAATATCCAACATCATACGGTACTTGGTGATATTACAGATCGGCTATCAGTCGAACATGTTGTTCGCCAACATCATCCAGACATCATATTTCATGCAGCTGCCTATAAACATGTACCCTTATTAGAAGGACAAGCCCGAGAAGCAGTACATAATAATTTGATTGGCACTAAAATTATTGCAGAAACAGCCTTAGCTTCTGGTGTAGGACGATTTGTTTTAATCTCTACCGATAAAGCGGTCAATCCAACCAATGTGATGGGAGCAACTAAACGCGCCGCTGAAATTCTTTGTCAACACATGAATCTTAGCGGAAATACCCGTTTTACTACTGTTCGCTTTGGTAATGTGTTAGATTCAGCTGGAAGTGTGGTACCGTTATTTCGCGAACAAATTAAAGCGGGTGGGCCTGTAACAGTTACGCATCCAGATATTATCCGTTACTTTATGACCATTCCAGAAGCCTGCCAATTAATCATGCAAGCAGAAACCATCGGTAAAGGCGGCGAAGTATTTGTATTGGATATGGGAGAACCAGTCAAAATTGCTTATCTTGCCGAACAAATGATTCGTTTAAGCGGTAAACTGCCCGACAAAGATATTGAGATAAAATACGTTGGCCTGCGACCTGGTGAGAAATTATATGAAGAATTGTTCCATGATCAAGAACAATTATTAGCGACTAGCCATGAAAAACTACACTTGGCTAAAGCCAGATTATATGAAAATACTGAATGGTCTATTCTAATAGAAGATTTGGTGCTTGCCTGTCAACATCGCGACCAAAACGCCCTATTAATACTATTAAAACAACTAGTGCCTGAATTTACTCCAAACATATTCTGA
- the dapC gene encoding succinyldiaminopimelate transaminase: MNPHLALLHPYPFEKLAALKQHITPPEDKLPITLSIGEPKHSTPAFIQEALVKHLPGLTQYPTTKGLLELRQVIAGWLSRRFAIPVSDIDAETQILPVNGTREALFSLVQAVITPNANAVVVMPNPFYQIYEGAAILAGAEPYYLNTIEENVYLPDFDSVHDSIWERCQLLFICSPGNPTGTVMEKASHQKLMTLAERFDFIIASDECYTELYDDETRPPQGLLQSAYASGNTLFKRCVIFQSLSKRSNAPGLRSGFVAGDAEILNQYLKYRTYHGCPMPVPSQHASIAAWQDEEHVRQNRQLYREKFTAFIDILQNDCVIYRPPASFYIWLKVPALTDTDFAQQLFAQQNVTVLPGSYLSRECNGINPGANHVRIALVAPLAECIEAAQRIKFFINSIT, encoded by the coding sequence ATGAACCCGCACTTAGCACTGCTGCATCCTTATCCGTTTGAAAAACTGGCTGCGCTTAAACAACATATTACGCCACCCGAAGACAAGCTCCCAATTACCTTGTCGATAGGTGAACCTAAACATAGTACACCAGCTTTTATTCAGGAAGCATTGGTAAAGCATTTACCAGGTTTAACGCAGTACCCAACAACGAAAGGCTTATTAGAATTACGTCAGGTAATTGCGGGCTGGCTTAGTCGGCGTTTTGCAATTCCGGTGTCTGATATTGATGCAGAAACTCAAATTCTGCCAGTTAATGGCACACGTGAAGCTTTGTTTTCATTGGTACAAGCAGTGATTACTCCCAATGCCAATGCAGTGGTTGTGATGCCTAATCCGTTTTATCAGATTTATGAGGGTGCTGCTATTCTTGCGGGTGCAGAGCCTTATTATTTGAATACCATAGAGGAAAATGTATATTTACCCGACTTTGATTCTGTACACGATAGCATTTGGGAACGCTGCCAATTATTATTTATCTGCTCTCCCGGTAACCCTACAGGTACCGTGATGGAAAAAGCCAGTCATCAAAAATTAATGACGCTTGCGGAACGATTTGATTTTATTATTGCATCTGATGAATGTTATACAGAATTGTATGATGACGAAACACGACCACCGCAAGGCTTATTACAAAGTGCTTATGCAAGCGGCAACACTTTATTTAAACGTTGTGTCATCTTTCAAAGTTTGTCCAAGCGTTCTAACGCACCCGGGTTACGCTCCGGTTTTGTGGCAGGCGATGCCGAAATATTAAATCAATACTTAAAATATCGCACTTATCACGGTTGTCCTATGCCTGTTCCCAGCCAACATGCCAGCATTGCAGCTTGGCAGGATGAAGAACATGTTCGACAAAACCGGCAGTTATATCGGGAAAAATTTACGGCATTTATAGACATTTTACAAAATGACTGTGTCATTTACCGACCACCCGCCAGTTTTTATATATGGCTAAAAGTTCCAGCATTAACTGATACTGATTTTGCCCAGCAACTTTTTGCCCAACAAAATGTGACAGTTTTACCAGGCAGTTATCTGTCCCGGGAATGTAACGGCATTAATCCCGGTGCAAACCATGTGCGAATTGCGTTGGTTGCACCCTTAGCAGAATGCATTGAAGCAGCTCAACGCATCAAATTTTTTATTAACTCTATAACATAG
- a CDS encoding fumarate hydratase, with translation MTVIRQDDFVDSISDALQFISYYHPLDFIQALQIAYEKEQSPAAKDAMAQILINSRMCAEGHRPICQDTGIVTVFLKIGMNVQWDAKLSVTEMVNAGVRKAYLDPDNLLRASILADPAGKRINTQDNTPAVIHMELVLGDKVEVEIAAKGGGSEAKSKFVMLNPSDSIVDWVMKTVPTMGAGWCPPGILGIGIGGTAEKSMILAKQACMESIDIQALIARGPENALEELRLELYEKVNALGIGAQGLGGLTTVLDVKIKDYPTHAANKPVAMIPNCAATRHTHFELDGSGPAQFIPPKLSDWPVITQTAGNARRVNLDSLNKQDIATWQTGETLLLSGTLLTGRDAAHKRIVELLKNGEALPEGVDFTNKMIYYVGPVDPVRDEIVGPAGPTTATRMDGFTEIILEKTGLLGMIGKAERGAMAIAAIKKHQSVYLIAVGGAAYLVSKAIRKARVVAFPELGMEAIHEFVVEDMPVTVAVDSRGSSIHTSAPLHWQAKIGKIPVIQVNSN, from the coding sequence ATGACTGTTATTCGCCAGGACGATTTCGTTGATAGTATTAGCGATGCATTGCAATTTATTTCCTACTACCACCCTTTGGATTTTATCCAGGCCTTGCAGATAGCTTACGAAAAAGAACAAAGCCCAGCGGCCAAAGACGCAATGGCACAAATTCTGATTAATTCCCGAATGTGTGCTGAAGGGCATCGGCCTATTTGTCAGGATACAGGTATTGTTACTGTTTTCCTTAAAATAGGTATGAATGTGCAATGGGACGCCAAACTCAGTGTCACAGAAATGGTAAATGCTGGCGTACGTAAAGCTTATTTAGATCCAGATAATTTATTACGCGCATCCATACTGGCTGATCCAGCAGGCAAACGAATTAATACTCAGGATAATACGCCAGCAGTGATACACATGGAGTTGGTACTCGGTGATAAAGTTGAGGTGGAAATTGCTGCTAAAGGCGGTGGTTCAGAGGCAAAATCAAAATTTGTTATGTTGAACCCTTCAGATAGTATTGTGGATTGGGTAATGAAGACAGTACCTACTATGGGCGCTGGCTGGTGTCCACCGGGTATTTTAGGAATAGGTATAGGTGGAACTGCAGAAAAATCCATGATTTTAGCAAAACAGGCCTGTATGGAAAGTATCGACATTCAGGCGTTGATAGCGCGTGGTCCAGAAAATGCATTGGAAGAACTGCGTTTGGAGTTGTATGAAAAAGTAAATGCTCTGGGAATAGGTGCGCAAGGTTTAGGGGGTTTAACTACTGTCCTGGATGTGAAAATAAAAGATTATCCTACGCATGCTGCCAATAAACCGGTGGCGATGATTCCCAATTGTGCGGCGACTCGGCACACCCATTTTGAATTAGATGGTTCGGGTCCTGCTCAATTTATTCCGCCAAAATTGTCTGATTGGCCAGTGATTACGCAGACAGCTGGTAATGCACGTCGCGTGAATCTTGATTCTCTTAACAAACAGGACATTGCAACATGGCAAACGGGTGAAACCTTGCTGCTAAGTGGTACATTGTTAACAGGCCGGGATGCGGCACATAAGCGTATAGTTGAATTATTAAAGAATGGCGAGGCTTTGCCTGAAGGTGTCGATTTTACAAATAAAATGATCTATTACGTAGGGCCAGTCGATCCAGTACGTGACGAAATTGTTGGTCCGGCAGGCCCAACTACGGCAACCCGAATGGATGGTTTTACTGAGATTATTCTGGAAAAGACTGGCTTGTTGGGCATGATAGGTAAGGCCGAACGTGGTGCAATGGCAATTGCTGCTATCAAAAAGCATCAGTCTGTATACTTGATTGCAGTTGGTGGCGCAGCGTATTTAGTCTCTAAAGCAATAAGAAAAGCACGTGTTGTCGCTTTTCCAGAATTAGGGATGGAAGCCATCCATGAATTTGTGGTTGAAGATATGCCGGTAACTGTTGCTGTCGATAGTCGTGGATCTTCTATTCATACCAGTGCGCCACTGCACTGGCAGGCAAAAATTGGCAAGATTCCAGTAATACAAGTAAATTCCAATTAG
- a CDS encoding TraR/DksA family transcriptional regulator, which yields MKEHQIVRKNLIDMLEELDDKLSRISDDVKHVDNPPEQDFSESAVENENNEVIDALGIAARNEVEKIKQAIHRIDASTYGKCLICGQPIKQERLAALPYANYCITCAEQEERK from the coding sequence ATGAAAGAACATCAAATAGTGCGTAAAAATTTAATCGATATGCTGGAAGAGCTTGACGATAAATTAAGTAGAATCAGTGATGATGTCAAGCATGTTGATAACCCACCAGAACAGGATTTTTCAGAATCGGCTGTTGAAAACGAAAATAATGAAGTTATAGATGCATTAGGTATTGCTGCACGCAATGAAGTAGAAAAAATAAAGCAAGCGATTCATAGAATTGATGCGAGTACCTATGGTAAATGTTTAATTTGCGGTCAACCAATTAAGCAGGAAAGACTAGCTGCTTTACCCTATGCCAATTACTGTATCACTTGTGCGGAACAAGAAGAGAGAAAATAA